The Anas acuta chromosome 7, bAnaAcu1.1, whole genome shotgun sequence genome has a window encoding:
- the PLEKHA1 gene encoding pleckstrin homology domain-containing family A member 1 isoform X6, with amino-acid sequence MPYVDRQNRICGFLDIEENENSGKFLRRYFILDTREDSLVWYMDNPQNLPSGSPPVGVIKLTYISKVSDATKLRPKAEFCFVMNAGMRKYFLQANDQQDLVEWVNVLNKATKITVPKQSDPLCQMDNANRQAESPGGKKQVSYRTEIVGGVPIITPTQKEEVNECSEGADRNYLKRSQSHLPYFTAKHPPDNAIIKAGYCVKQGAVMKNWKRRYFQLDENTIGYFKSELEKEPLRVIPLKEVHKVQECKQSDIMMRDNLFEIVTTSRTFYVQADSPEDMHSWIKAISGAIVAQRGPGRSAASVTLILALHCVPDAAGQKAVESLYTEVYIKNW; translated from the exons ATGCCTTATGTGGATCGTCAGAATCGCATCTGTGGTTTCCTAGAtattgaagaaaatgagaatagCGGGAAATTTCTGCGGCGGTACTTCATCCTGGACACGAGAGAAGACAGCCTGGTGTGGTACATGGATAACCCACAG AATCTTCCCTCTGGATCTCCACCTGTTGGAGTTATTAAACTTACCTATATTTCAAAG gtTAGCGATGCAACTAAGCTAAGGCCAAAGGCAGAGTTCTGTTTTG TTATGAATGCAGGGATGAGAAAATACTTCCTACAAGCCAATGATCAGCAAGACCTTGTTGAATGGGTAAACGTTCTGAACAAAGCTACCAAAATCACA GTACCAAAGCAGTCCGATCCTCTGTGTCAAATGGATAATGCAAACCGTCAAGCTGAAAGCCCAGGTGGAAAGAAGCAAGTGTCTTACAGGACAGAAATTGTTGGTGGCGTTCCTATCATTACACCTACCCAG aaagaaGAAGTCAATGAGTGCAGTGAAGGTGCTGATAGGAATTATCTGAAACGATCACAAAGTCACCTTCCTTACTTTACTGCTAAACATCCTCCAGATAATGCTATTATCAAAGCTGGCTACTGTGTTAAACAAGGAGCAGTG ATGAAGAACTGGAAGAGAAGATACTTTCAGTTGGATGAAAACACAATAGGATATTTTAAGTCTGAACTG gaAAAGGAACCTCTCAGGGTTATACCACTTAAAGAGGTCCATAAAGTTCAGGAATGCAAgcaaag TGATATAATGATGAGAGACAATCTCTTTGAAATTGTAACAACTTCTCGAACCTTTTATGTACAG GCCGACAGTCCAGAAGACATGCACAGTTGGATAAAAGCAATTTCTGGGGCCATTGTAGCACAGCGGGGACCTGGACGATCAGCGGCTTCT GTTACTCTAATCTTAGCTTTGCACTGTGTTCCAGATGCGGCAGGCCAGAAGGCTGTCGAATCCTTGTATACAGAGGTATACATCAAGAACTGGTGA
- the PLEKHA1 gene encoding pleckstrin homology domain-containing family A member 1 isoform X5: MPYVDRQNRICGFLDIEENENSGKFLRRYFILDTREDSLVWYMDNPQNLPSGSPPVGVIKLTYISKVSDATKLRPKAEFCFVMNAGMRKYFLQANDQQDLVEWVNVLNKATKITVPKQSDPLCQMDNANRQAESPGGKKQVSYRTEIVGGVPIITPTQKEEVNECSEGADRNYLKRSQSHLPYFTAKHPPDNAIIKAGYCVKQGAVMKNWKRRYFQLDENTIGYFKSELEKEPLRVIPLKEVHKVQECKQSDIMMRDNLFEIVTTSRTFYVQADSPEDMHSWIKAISGAIVAQRGPGRSAASVTLILALHCVPDAAGQKAVESLYTEVCSFFLAFKIIGIKVIKTTICTSKYNRY; the protein is encoded by the exons ATGCCTTATGTGGATCGTCAGAATCGCATCTGTGGTTTCCTAGAtattgaagaaaatgagaatagCGGGAAATTTCTGCGGCGGTACTTCATCCTGGACACGAGAGAAGACAGCCTGGTGTGGTACATGGATAACCCACAG AATCTTCCCTCTGGATCTCCACCTGTTGGAGTTATTAAACTTACCTATATTTCAAAG gtTAGCGATGCAACTAAGCTAAGGCCAAAGGCAGAGTTCTGTTTTG TTATGAATGCAGGGATGAGAAAATACTTCCTACAAGCCAATGATCAGCAAGACCTTGTTGAATGGGTAAACGTTCTGAACAAAGCTACCAAAATCACA GTACCAAAGCAGTCCGATCCTCTGTGTCAAATGGATAATGCAAACCGTCAAGCTGAAAGCCCAGGTGGAAAGAAGCAAGTGTCTTACAGGACAGAAATTGTTGGTGGCGTTCCTATCATTACACCTACCCAG aaagaaGAAGTCAATGAGTGCAGTGAAGGTGCTGATAGGAATTATCTGAAACGATCACAAAGTCACCTTCCTTACTTTACTGCTAAACATCCTCCAGATAATGCTATTATCAAAGCTGGCTACTGTGTTAAACAAGGAGCAGTG ATGAAGAACTGGAAGAGAAGATACTTTCAGTTGGATGAAAACACAATAGGATATTTTAAGTCTGAACTG gaAAAGGAACCTCTCAGGGTTATACCACTTAAAGAGGTCCATAAAGTTCAGGAATGCAAgcaaag TGATATAATGATGAGAGACAATCTCTTTGAAATTGTAACAACTTCTCGAACCTTTTATGTACAG GCCGACAGTCCAGAAGACATGCACAGTTGGATAAAAGCAATTTCTGGGGCCATTGTAGCACAGCGGGGACCTGGACGATCAGCGGCTTCT GTTACTCTAATCTTAGCTTTGCACTGTGTTCCAGATGCGGCAGGCCAGAAGGCTGTCGAATCCTTGTATACAGAG gtttgctctttttttcttgcttttaaaataattggaaTTAAAGTGATAAAAACAACTATTTGCACTTCAAAGTATAACAGATATTAA
- the PLEKHA1 gene encoding pleckstrin homology domain-containing family A member 1 isoform X4 encodes MPYVDRQNRICGFLDIEENENSGKFLRRYFILDTREDSLVWYMDNPQNLPSGSPPVGVIKLTYISKVSDATKLRPKAEFCFVMNAGMRKYFLQANDQQDLVEWVNVLNKATKITVPKQSDPLCQMDNANRQAESPGGKKQVSYRTEIVGGVPIITPTQKEEVNECSEGADRNYLKRSQSHLPYFTAKHPPDNAIIKAGYCVKQGAVMKNWKRRYFQLDENTIGYFKSELEKEPLRVIPLKEVHKVQECKQSDIMMRDNLFEIVTTSRTFYVQADSPEDMHSWIKAISGAIVAQRGPGRSAASMRQARRLSNPCIQRSIPSLLPNPPMLPVLPSQPQPPHIPQSLTTALWSQTLTPNTLPWRSEDFTNLLPRPSQGATRSRLSLQENQLPK; translated from the exons ATGCCTTATGTGGATCGTCAGAATCGCATCTGTGGTTTCCTAGAtattgaagaaaatgagaatagCGGGAAATTTCTGCGGCGGTACTTCATCCTGGACACGAGAGAAGACAGCCTGGTGTGGTACATGGATAACCCACAG AATCTTCCCTCTGGATCTCCACCTGTTGGAGTTATTAAACTTACCTATATTTCAAAG gtTAGCGATGCAACTAAGCTAAGGCCAAAGGCAGAGTTCTGTTTTG TTATGAATGCAGGGATGAGAAAATACTTCCTACAAGCCAATGATCAGCAAGACCTTGTTGAATGGGTAAACGTTCTGAACAAAGCTACCAAAATCACA GTACCAAAGCAGTCCGATCCTCTGTGTCAAATGGATAATGCAAACCGTCAAGCTGAAAGCCCAGGTGGAAAGAAGCAAGTGTCTTACAGGACAGAAATTGTTGGTGGCGTTCCTATCATTACACCTACCCAG aaagaaGAAGTCAATGAGTGCAGTGAAGGTGCTGATAGGAATTATCTGAAACGATCACAAAGTCACCTTCCTTACTTTACTGCTAAACATCCTCCAGATAATGCTATTATCAAAGCTGGCTACTGTGTTAAACAAGGAGCAGTG ATGAAGAACTGGAAGAGAAGATACTTTCAGTTGGATGAAAACACAATAGGATATTTTAAGTCTGAACTG gaAAAGGAACCTCTCAGGGTTATACCACTTAAAGAGGTCCATAAAGTTCAGGAATGCAAgcaaag TGATATAATGATGAGAGACAATCTCTTTGAAATTGTAACAACTTCTCGAACCTTTTATGTACAG GCCGACAGTCCAGAAGACATGCACAGTTGGATAAAAGCAATTTCTGGGGCCATTGTAGCACAGCGGGGACCTGGACGATCAGCGGCTTCT ATGCGGCAGGCCAGAAGGCTGTCGAATCCTTGTATACAGAG GAGCATACCGAGTCTTCTCCCGAACCCACCGATGCTCCCCGTTCTGccgtcccagccccagccacctCACATTCCACAGTCGCTCACAACAGCCCTCTGGTCCCAAACCCTCACGCCAAATACCCTGCCTTGGAGAAGCGAGGATTTCACGAATCTTTTACCAAGGCCAAGCCAGGGAGCTACAAGATCCAGGTTGTCGCTCCAAGAGAATCAGCTGCCAAAGTGA
- the PLEKHA1 gene encoding pleckstrin homology domain-containing family A member 1 isoform X1: MPYVDRQNRICGFLDIEENENSGKFLRRYFILDTREDSLVWYMDNPQNLPSGSPPVGVIKLTYISKVSDATKLRPKAEFCFVMNAGMRKYFLQANDQQDLVEWVNVLNKATKITVPKQSDPLCQMDNANRQAESPGGKKQVSYRTEIVGGVPIITPTQKEEVNECSEGADRNYLKRSQSHLPYFTAKHPPDNAIIKAGYCVKQGAVMKNWKRRYFQLDENTIGYFKSELEKEPLRVIPLKEVHKVQECKQSDIMMRDNLFEIVTTSRTFYVQADSPEDMHSWIKAISGAIVAQRGPGRSAASVTLILALHCVPDAAGQKAVESLYTEEHTESSPEPTDAPRSAVPAPATSHSTVAHNSPLVPNPHAKYPALEKRGFHESFTKAKPGSYKIQVVAPRESAAKVTEQGLSEPQSKNGTQEQDPGLVDLDDASLPVSDV; this comes from the exons ATGCCTTATGTGGATCGTCAGAATCGCATCTGTGGTTTCCTAGAtattgaagaaaatgagaatagCGGGAAATTTCTGCGGCGGTACTTCATCCTGGACACGAGAGAAGACAGCCTGGTGTGGTACATGGATAACCCACAG AATCTTCCCTCTGGATCTCCACCTGTTGGAGTTATTAAACTTACCTATATTTCAAAG gtTAGCGATGCAACTAAGCTAAGGCCAAAGGCAGAGTTCTGTTTTG TTATGAATGCAGGGATGAGAAAATACTTCCTACAAGCCAATGATCAGCAAGACCTTGTTGAATGGGTAAACGTTCTGAACAAAGCTACCAAAATCACA GTACCAAAGCAGTCCGATCCTCTGTGTCAAATGGATAATGCAAACCGTCAAGCTGAAAGCCCAGGTGGAAAGAAGCAAGTGTCTTACAGGACAGAAATTGTTGGTGGCGTTCCTATCATTACACCTACCCAG aaagaaGAAGTCAATGAGTGCAGTGAAGGTGCTGATAGGAATTATCTGAAACGATCACAAAGTCACCTTCCTTACTTTACTGCTAAACATCCTCCAGATAATGCTATTATCAAAGCTGGCTACTGTGTTAAACAAGGAGCAGTG ATGAAGAACTGGAAGAGAAGATACTTTCAGTTGGATGAAAACACAATAGGATATTTTAAGTCTGAACTG gaAAAGGAACCTCTCAGGGTTATACCACTTAAAGAGGTCCATAAAGTTCAGGAATGCAAgcaaag TGATATAATGATGAGAGACAATCTCTTTGAAATTGTAACAACTTCTCGAACCTTTTATGTACAG GCCGACAGTCCAGAAGACATGCACAGTTGGATAAAAGCAATTTCTGGGGCCATTGTAGCACAGCGGGGACCTGGACGATCAGCGGCTTCT GTTACTCTAATCTTAGCTTTGCACTGTGTTCCAGATGCGGCAGGCCAGAAGGCTGTCGAATCCTTGTATACAGAG GAGCATACCGAGTCTTCTCCCGAACCCACCGATGCTCCCCGTTCTGccgtcccagccccagccacctCACATTCCACAGTCGCTCACAACAGCCCTCTGGTCCCAAACCCTCACGCCAAATACCCTGCCTTGGAGAAGCGAGGATTTCACGAATCTTTTACCAAGGCCAAGCCAGGGAGCTACAAGATCCAGGTTGTCGCTCCAAGAGAATCAGCTGCCAAAGTGACTGAACAGGGCCTCTCGGAACCCCAAAGTAAAAATGGCACTCAGGAACAGGATCCTGGCCTTGTGGATCTGGATGATGCAAGCCTTCCAGTTAGCGATGTGTAG
- the PLEKHA1 gene encoding pleckstrin homology domain-containing family A member 1 isoform X3: MPYVDRQNRICGFLDIEENENSGKFLRRYFILDTREDSLVWYMDNPQNLPSGSPPVGVIKLTYISKVSDATKLRPKAEFCFVMNAGMRKYFLQANDQQDLVEWVNVLNKATKITVPKQSDPLCQMDNANRQAESPGGKKQVSYRTEIVGGVPIITPTQKEEVNECSEGADRNYLKRSQSHLPYFTAKHPPDNAIIKAGYCVKQGAVMKNWKRRYFQLDENTIGYFKSELEKEPLRVIPLKEVHKVQECKQSDIMMRDNLFEIVTTSRTFYVQADSPEDMHSWIKAISGAIVAQRGPGRSAASMRQARRLSNPCIQRYTSRTGECSTSIPSLLPNPPMLPVLPSQPQPPHIPQSLTTALWSQTLTPNTLPWRSEDFTNLLPRPSQGATRSRLSLQENQLPK, from the exons ATGCCTTATGTGGATCGTCAGAATCGCATCTGTGGTTTCCTAGAtattgaagaaaatgagaatagCGGGAAATTTCTGCGGCGGTACTTCATCCTGGACACGAGAGAAGACAGCCTGGTGTGGTACATGGATAACCCACAG AATCTTCCCTCTGGATCTCCACCTGTTGGAGTTATTAAACTTACCTATATTTCAAAG gtTAGCGATGCAACTAAGCTAAGGCCAAAGGCAGAGTTCTGTTTTG TTATGAATGCAGGGATGAGAAAATACTTCCTACAAGCCAATGATCAGCAAGACCTTGTTGAATGGGTAAACGTTCTGAACAAAGCTACCAAAATCACA GTACCAAAGCAGTCCGATCCTCTGTGTCAAATGGATAATGCAAACCGTCAAGCTGAAAGCCCAGGTGGAAAGAAGCAAGTGTCTTACAGGACAGAAATTGTTGGTGGCGTTCCTATCATTACACCTACCCAG aaagaaGAAGTCAATGAGTGCAGTGAAGGTGCTGATAGGAATTATCTGAAACGATCACAAAGTCACCTTCCTTACTTTACTGCTAAACATCCTCCAGATAATGCTATTATCAAAGCTGGCTACTGTGTTAAACAAGGAGCAGTG ATGAAGAACTGGAAGAGAAGATACTTTCAGTTGGATGAAAACACAATAGGATATTTTAAGTCTGAACTG gaAAAGGAACCTCTCAGGGTTATACCACTTAAAGAGGTCCATAAAGTTCAGGAATGCAAgcaaag TGATATAATGATGAGAGACAATCTCTTTGAAATTGTAACAACTTCTCGAACCTTTTATGTACAG GCCGACAGTCCAGAAGACATGCACAGTTGGATAAAAGCAATTTCTGGGGCCATTGTAGCACAGCGGGGACCTGGACGATCAGCGGCTTCT ATGCGGCAGGCCAGAAGGCTGTCGAATCCTTGTATACAGAGGTATACATCAAGAACTGGTGAATGCAGCAC GAGCATACCGAGTCTTCTCCCGAACCCACCGATGCTCCCCGTTCTGccgtcccagccccagccacctCACATTCCACAGTCGCTCACAACAGCCCTCTGGTCCCAAACCCTCACGCCAAATACCCTGCCTTGGAGAAGCGAGGATTTCACGAATCTTTTACCAAGGCCAAGCCAGGGAGCTACAAGATCCAGGTTGTCGCTCCAAGAGAATCAGCTGCCAAAGTGA
- the PLEKHA1 gene encoding pleckstrin homology domain-containing family A member 1 isoform X2, whose product MPYVDRQNRICGFLDIEENENSGKFLRRYFILDTREDSLVWYMDNPQNLPSGSPPVGVIKLTYISKVSDATKLRPKAEFCFVMNAGMRKYFLQANDQQDLVEWVNVLNKATKITVPKQSDPLCQMDNANRQAESPGGKKQVSYRTEIVGGVPIITPTQKEEVNECSEGADRNYLKRSQSHLPYFTAKHPPDNAIIKAGYCVKQGAVMKNWKRRYFQLDENTIGYFKSELEKEPLRVIPLKEVHKVQECKQSDIMMRDNLFEIVTTSRTFYVQADSPEDMHSWIKAISGAIVAQRGPGRSAASEHTESSPEPTDAPRSAVPAPATSHSTVAHNSPLVPNPHAKYPALEKRGFHESFTKAKPGSYKIQVVAPRESAAKVTEQGLSEPQSKNGTQEQDPGLVDLDDASLPVSDV is encoded by the exons ATGCCTTATGTGGATCGTCAGAATCGCATCTGTGGTTTCCTAGAtattgaagaaaatgagaatagCGGGAAATTTCTGCGGCGGTACTTCATCCTGGACACGAGAGAAGACAGCCTGGTGTGGTACATGGATAACCCACAG AATCTTCCCTCTGGATCTCCACCTGTTGGAGTTATTAAACTTACCTATATTTCAAAG gtTAGCGATGCAACTAAGCTAAGGCCAAAGGCAGAGTTCTGTTTTG TTATGAATGCAGGGATGAGAAAATACTTCCTACAAGCCAATGATCAGCAAGACCTTGTTGAATGGGTAAACGTTCTGAACAAAGCTACCAAAATCACA GTACCAAAGCAGTCCGATCCTCTGTGTCAAATGGATAATGCAAACCGTCAAGCTGAAAGCCCAGGTGGAAAGAAGCAAGTGTCTTACAGGACAGAAATTGTTGGTGGCGTTCCTATCATTACACCTACCCAG aaagaaGAAGTCAATGAGTGCAGTGAAGGTGCTGATAGGAATTATCTGAAACGATCACAAAGTCACCTTCCTTACTTTACTGCTAAACATCCTCCAGATAATGCTATTATCAAAGCTGGCTACTGTGTTAAACAAGGAGCAGTG ATGAAGAACTGGAAGAGAAGATACTTTCAGTTGGATGAAAACACAATAGGATATTTTAAGTCTGAACTG gaAAAGGAACCTCTCAGGGTTATACCACTTAAAGAGGTCCATAAAGTTCAGGAATGCAAgcaaag TGATATAATGATGAGAGACAATCTCTTTGAAATTGTAACAACTTCTCGAACCTTTTATGTACAG GCCGACAGTCCAGAAGACATGCACAGTTGGATAAAAGCAATTTCTGGGGCCATTGTAGCACAGCGGGGACCTGGACGATCAGCGGCTTCT GAGCATACCGAGTCTTCTCCCGAACCCACCGATGCTCCCCGTTCTGccgtcccagccccagccacctCACATTCCACAGTCGCTCACAACAGCCCTCTGGTCCCAAACCCTCACGCCAAATACCCTGCCTTGGAGAAGCGAGGATTTCACGAATCTTTTACCAAGGCCAAGCCAGGGAGCTACAAGATCCAGGTTGTCGCTCCAAGAGAATCAGCTGCCAAAGTGACTGAACAGGGCCTCTCGGAACCCCAAAGTAAAAATGGCACTCAGGAACAGGATCCTGGCCTTGTGGATCTGGATGATGCAAGCCTTCCAGTTAGCGATGTGTAG
- the PLEKHA1 gene encoding pleckstrin homology domain-containing family A member 1 isoform X7, whose translation MRIAGNFCGGTSSWTREKTAWCGTWITHRIFPLDLHLLELLNLPIFQSDATKLRPKAEFCFVMNAGMRKYFLQANDQQDLVEWVNVLNKATKITVPKQSDPLCQMDNANRQAESPGGKKQVSYRTEIVGGVPIITPTQKEEVNECSEGADRNYLKRSQSHLPYFTAKHPPDNAIIKAGYCVKQGAVMKNWKRRYFQLDENTIGYFKSELEKEPLRVIPLKEVHKVQECKQSDIMMRDNLFEIVTTSRTFYVQADSPEDMHSWIKAISGAIVAQRGPGRSAASEHTESSPEPTDAPRSAVPAPATSHSTVAHNSPLVPNPHAKYPALEKRGFHESFTKAKPGSYKIQVVAPRESAAKVTEQGLSEPQSKNGTQEQDPGLVDLDDASLPVSDV comes from the exons atgagaatagCGGGAAATTTCTGCGGCGGTACTTCATCCTGGACACGAGAGAAGACAGCCTGGTGTGGTACATGGATAACCCACAG AATCTTCCCTCTGGATCTCCACCTGTTGGAGTTATTAAACTTACCTATATTTCAAAG CGATGCAACTAAGCTAAGGCCAAAGGCAGAGTTCTGTTTTG TTATGAATGCAGGGATGAGAAAATACTTCCTACAAGCCAATGATCAGCAAGACCTTGTTGAATGGGTAAACGTTCTGAACAAAGCTACCAAAATCACA GTACCAAAGCAGTCCGATCCTCTGTGTCAAATGGATAATGCAAACCGTCAAGCTGAAAGCCCAGGTGGAAAGAAGCAAGTGTCTTACAGGACAGAAATTGTTGGTGGCGTTCCTATCATTACACCTACCCAG aaagaaGAAGTCAATGAGTGCAGTGAAGGTGCTGATAGGAATTATCTGAAACGATCACAAAGTCACCTTCCTTACTTTACTGCTAAACATCCTCCAGATAATGCTATTATCAAAGCTGGCTACTGTGTTAAACAAGGAGCAGTG ATGAAGAACTGGAAGAGAAGATACTTTCAGTTGGATGAAAACACAATAGGATATTTTAAGTCTGAACTG gaAAAGGAACCTCTCAGGGTTATACCACTTAAAGAGGTCCATAAAGTTCAGGAATGCAAgcaaag TGATATAATGATGAGAGACAATCTCTTTGAAATTGTAACAACTTCTCGAACCTTTTATGTACAG GCCGACAGTCCAGAAGACATGCACAGTTGGATAAAAGCAATTTCTGGGGCCATTGTAGCACAGCGGGGACCTGGACGATCAGCGGCTTCT GAGCATACCGAGTCTTCTCCCGAACCCACCGATGCTCCCCGTTCTGccgtcccagccccagccacctCACATTCCACAGTCGCTCACAACAGCCCTCTGGTCCCAAACCCTCACGCCAAATACCCTGCCTTGGAGAAGCGAGGATTTCACGAATCTTTTACCAAGGCCAAGCCAGGGAGCTACAAGATCCAGGTTGTCGCTCCAAGAGAATCAGCTGCCAAAGTGACTGAACAGGGCCTCTCGGAACCCCAAAGTAAAAATGGCACTCAGGAACAGGATCCTGGCCTTGTGGATCTGGATGATGCAAGCCTTCCAGTTAGCGATGTGTAG